A genomic stretch from Pontivivens ytuae includes:
- a CDS encoding NlpC/P60 family protein: MTFDPRMTPARRDLAAVHLKGEIEAPRYAEGREMHVAVPVLPMTSHPDPEAGFSSQLLMGERFTVYDVDDATGLAWGQAARDGYVGWVPRFALESGPGAPTHWVVAQLAHIYPEPNLKTRPFDAVPFLAQLRITGQEGRWLELDTGGWIYGRHVSEERPGGDWVGICERFLGVPYLWGGKSSLGLDCSALIQSGLHGAGLDCPRDSDQQEEALGRELKLDAKLKRGDIVFWNGHVGVMTSPKRLFHANAFAMAAVYEDIELARDRIDAQGDGPVTRIRRL, from the coding sequence ATGACCTTCGACCCCCGCATGACCCCCGCCCGCCGCGACCTCGCCGCCGTCCATCTGAAGGGTGAGATCGAGGCGCCGCGCTATGCCGAGGGGCGGGAGATGCACGTCGCCGTCCCGGTCCTGCCCATGACCTCCCACCCGGATCCGGAGGCGGGCTTCAGCTCGCAACTCCTGATGGGCGAGCGCTTCACCGTCTATGACGTGGACGACGCCACGGGCCTTGCCTGGGGACAGGCGGCGCGCGACGGCTATGTCGGCTGGGTGCCCCGCTTCGCGCTGGAAAGCGGGCCAGGCGCGCCGACGCACTGGGTCGTCGCCCAACTCGCCCATATCTACCCGGAGCCGAACCTCAAGACGCGCCCTTTCGATGCCGTCCCCTTCCTCGCCCAGCTGCGCATCACCGGGCAGGAGGGTCGCTGGCTCGAACTCGACACCGGCGGCTGGATCTACGGCCGCCACGTCTCCGAAGAGCGGCCGGGCGGCGACTGGGTGGGGATCTGCGAGCGCTTCCTCGGCGTGCCGTATCTCTGGGGCGGCAAATCCTCCCTCGGCCTCGACTGCTCCGCCCTCATCCAGTCCGGCCTGCACGGCGCGGGCCTCGACTGCCCACGCGACAGCGACCAGCAGGAGGAGGCGCTGGGCCGCGAGCTCAAGCTCGACGCCAAGCTCAAGCGCGGCGACATCGTCTTTTGGAACGGCCATGTCGGCGTCATGACCAGCCCCAAACGCCTGTTCCACGCCAACGCCTTCGCCATGGCTGCGGTCTACGAGGATATCGAGCTTGCCCGCGACCGGATCGACGCGCAGGGCGACGGCCCCGTCACGCGCATCCGGCGGCTGTGA
- the pdeM gene encoding ligase-associated DNA damage response endonuclease PdeM, with protein MSSCDLTLNGATLTARETGALWWAEARLLCVSDLHLGKSERIARRGGALLPPYETRETVDRLAREILALAPATVVCLGDSFDDLAACDSLAEEDRTRLQTLMAGRRWIWIEGNHDPGPLGLGGTHLDELREGPLTFRHIAQRGETAGEVSGHYHPKASLTLRGKRMTSACFVRDAQRLILPAFGAYTGGLKVSSPAIRGLVAADATVRLTRAPQHDIPLDLCA; from the coding sequence ATGAGTTCCTGTGACCTGACCTTGAACGGCGCCACGCTGACCGCCCGCGAGACCGGCGCGCTCTGGTGGGCGGAGGCGCGGCTGCTCTGCGTCTCCGACCTGCATCTCGGCAAGTCCGAGCGGATCGCCCGCCGCGGCGGCGCCCTCCTGCCCCCCTACGAGACGCGGGAGACGGTGGACCGACTGGCGCGGGAGATCCTGGCCCTCGCGCCCGCCACCGTCGTTTGCCTCGGCGACAGCTTCGACGATCTCGCGGCCTGCGACAGCCTGGCGGAGGAGGACCGCACCCGGCTCCAGACCCTGATGGCCGGCCGCCGCTGGATCTGGATCGAGGGCAACCACGACCCCGGCCCGCTCGGCCTCGGCGGCACCCATCTCGACGAGCTGCGCGAGGGGCCGCTCACCTTCCGCCACATCGCGCAACGGGGGGAGACGGCGGGCGAGGTCTCGGGCCACTACCACCCGAAGGCGAGCCTGACCTTGCGCGGCAAGCGCATGACGTCGGCCTGCTTCGTGCGCGATGCCCAACGGCTGATCCTGCCGGCCTTCGGCGCCTATACCGGCGGGCTCAAGGTCTCCTCCCCCGCCATCCGCGGCCTCGTCGCCGCCGATGCCACCGTGCGCCTGACCCGCGCGCCGCAACACGACATCCCGCTGGACCTCTGCGCGTGA
- a CDS encoding PaaI family thioesterase, protein MTPRDPDWRTAALAGFERQGLLRSFGAEVLDMAPGRVVIAAPITEATSQQHGYGHAGLSFALGDSAGGFAAQTLLEPGKGVLTIEMKINLLNPAQGERLIATGQVEKPGRRISVVRADVENEAGRAVATLLGTMMIVDG, encoded by the coding sequence GTGACACCCCGCGATCCCGACTGGCGCACGGCCGCCCTGGCCGGGTTTGAGCGGCAGGGCCTCCTGCGCTCCTTCGGTGCCGAAGTGCTCGACATGGCGCCGGGCCGCGTGGTGATCGCGGCCCCGATCACGGAGGCGACGTCGCAGCAGCACGGCTACGGTCACGCGGGCCTGAGCTTCGCCCTCGGCGACAGTGCCGGAGGGTTCGCGGCGCAGACCCTGCTCGAACCCGGCAAGGGCGTGCTGACCATCGAGATGAAGATCAACCTGCTCAACCCCGCGCAGGGCGAGCGCCTGATCGCCACCGGGCAGGTCGAGAAACCCGGCCGCCGCATCTCCGTCGTCCGCGCGGATGTGGAGAATGAGGCGGGTCGCGCCGTCGCAACCCTGCTCGGCACCATGATGATCGTGGACGGCTGA